CTTTGATCATGTTGGTCGGGAATTACCTCAAATGAAAGTGGAAATCATAATTCAACCTATGCAATATAGAGTTGGATGTACTCGAATAAAAGAACCTTTAAATTGAAGAGGAAAATATGTCTCGCTCGGGCAGGATatactttgaaattttttatactaaaatattaatattaataagaaTATTCGATAGATCATAACATACCTCTAACTTGCGCATATGCGAGGGCCGATTCGTCTAGTTTACACTAATATTGGCCCTCTTGCACGCGTTTTGCGGGTGCAAGATTGTTCTCGCGTCTTCGTGCAAACATAagattcttattttaaaacttgttttatttttaactttatgagattttctaattttctaatttacaCAAAAAATTTCTCTATCTAAGTGAGAACTTAgaatttttttgtgtaatttacccaTTATTAAATGGGAGAaaacgataaaaaaatatgtatgtatgtatgtatgtatacatgGATATAAAAGTAgatagagaatttattattaaaaatttattgtaataataattaagaaaaaaagatgtgagaattattattaaatgggagaaaaagaataaaaaatatgattatattattctaTTGAGTAAAAAATAGAGTAGAGTGGAATAAAATTATAgagcaaattacacaaaaaacctaagttttgtaaaacgtcTTAGTTTTATCTTATactttgttttgtaacaaaaaatcCACATGTTTTGAGAATCGTCTCGGATTTGACCTCCCGTTACCATTCTGTTATATTTTCCGTCTATTTGCTTGCGTGGAGTTTACGGGACCCACAAAGTTTACACATCATCTgatcatcttctcttttctttacaaaaataatctatatttttagaaaagtctCATTTTCGttccaaattttgatttgtaattttaaaaaatacatatttttaatttttttcaaaaatggtCCATTAGAGGAGATGTTAGCCGAGGTCGACTTTAGGAGCAAAAACATATGGTTTTTTTATTACATaccaaatttatgatgaaattaagacttgtttgaaaatttgaatttttttatttaacctatcttatttttttattaatttatgtttgAAGTTAACAGTTCATGtatgcaaaattgacggaatttataACAGAGGTCatttttaaaacaatttagaaaacttatgatttttttattacaaaataaaatttatgacaaaactgagacgttttataaaatttagatttttttatgtaatttgcccaaaattatatttcaaaagcAAACGCGACCTtaccctttatttatttactgaaACTTCTCGCGTCTAAGTTGGAGcatgtaattaattagatgagcaatatatatatatatatatatgtatgtatgtatgtatgtatatgtatatgcggCATTTCAAACTCCCGCTCTACTTGTGGAAATTTTATGATGATTGTAAATATTTGCTCTAAAATAATGACACGTTTGaacatataatttaatttatttccctaaaagaaatttatattagTTTGAGACGAACGTAGCGCTGAAAACGCAAACTCTAGAATATGCATCCGTTTCAAGCCTCAACATAATCTTTTGACATCATTTTCTCCGCCaaccatttatttatatattataataatcacCAAATACGCGCATGAAATTTCGTCtaacaataataaaattaataataacctTCAGCTTGTGGTTTATCGATCTTTGAAGTACTCGGTTAATTTAAATCACGACGAGAAGATTCGTGTATTGTCCATAACTTCATGTAAATTTGATCTTTCAATTTCGATTTAATGAActtttgttatattttattcgtattatattcaatgaattttgaacatttgtctatattatttgtatggAGTGATCTAcaattaaaaagtttttatTGGAGATTTCGATACTTTAGGAAAGTATTTGACGGATTAGGGAATATCTTATTTGCCCGATATGTTTTCattcaattattatattgcaccatgattttctcttcttcttttccgatgtgtGATTTATcacattttactcctcaataataatttttgaaaaataaaatattttctcgataattgaaatgaatttCTTGATATATGAGATACCTTTACAAGTTTGGTTTACTAAATATTCTATAGATATTGCATATCTCTTTGCTTTGGTGTCGTTCATGATTAATAGAGGATTATGAAGTCAGGTTTAGGTCCGCAAAGAATGAGATATGAGGAAGACATTGATACTCAAAAAGCACGAGGAACATGAGTGTCCTTGAGCTGTAGGCCTAGAAAGTATTGGGCGAGGCTAGAAGAGGGAGGTAGACTTTCAAATGACTTAAACTgtctgaaaattaaatatcatctcaaaaaatatcaaatttcattaatattaACACATTCGCGCAAGGCGGGAGTTTGTACCTAAATATAAGGAATTTCCACATAGACTCTTTTGATATCTTAGCTCGCGTTTGAGTAATGATTCTCATCTCCTATATTAATTTTTGCATTAGTACTTACATTAACTTAAGAGTTTTCAAAGTACTCTCTAGTTATTCTACTTTTCTTAAACATTTAGAGATTTTCTTGGTACTTTCATCATCCACCTAAATCTTCGCACCCCAAGAAGGCTCATACGTCCTACCCTGATCTCCTTTACGTCACTTGCATGGGAAAATTCACTCTTCATACAAAAAGTTTCAGATAGTGATCCAAttggtacaaaaaaaaatttcttactaGAGGTACAACATGTTTGAAAAACGTAATAATTTAGTACATTATGTCAATTTTAAACTAACGCCGTTAGTTCTTGTTGATGTGGCACATGGCAGCTGACGTGGATAAAATTGGATCCAAAAGTCGAGTGGCGAGAAAAATCATAAGGTGTCAGTGGAAGAGTTTTAAAGTGTAACAATTtggtaaaatatttttacatatTGACTTTTTGATCCAATTTTGCCCACATCAGTTGTCACGTTAGCAGTCATGTGTCACGTCAACAGAACTAACGACGTTAATCTAAAATTGACGGATTGTACTAAGttgttatatttttcaaatttgttgTACCTCTAGtgagaaaaaaactttttgtactaaTCAAGCCACtttctaaaactttttgtacGAATAGTGAATTTTTCCCTCGTAccatctttctcttttctccttcaattcccaattatttagataaattattattgtaaatatttattgattattcTTGAATTGGATTAAACTTCTCCTTGATTGTTATTTCACATGTCATTTTTTCCTAAActttcttatattattttataatacactatgtttctttatatattgacataatattttagaattttagaCTTATATTCTCATAGATGGTtaagtatttttcttttacgtACTAAATACCTTTTAATCAACAAAAAATTTTGGACCATCATCAACTTATATttgacatatttatatattattatttggttGAAATATCTCACAattatactaatatataaagaGATTCTTCACACAACACTGTcgtaagaaaataataattgaagtTAAACTACTTAAGTGAAATAGTGCCCATAGAGGCATTCAGAAGAATGAATCTAAAGAATactaattttaataatgttgTTTTATCGtttctttttcatattatttctCAAAACTCTGATTTTGAAAGTAAACATGTTCCTTTTCTTATCCCCGCTATATGGTATATAAATAGGTCTTAAAGTTATTTTctattactattatatattcGATGCCATCTATAATTACTATAAAATTTGTCAatcaaatttagaaaatattgaCTAAAATCATAAAAGTACAACCTCAGTTACAAATCATCATCCCATGATATTtgtgaaaaatatttcaagagaattaaataaaatatatgaatgcaAACGCTTGCGTAAGTTGCACATAAGAAGACTAGTTATAATTTTTTCGTTGCACACCCAACTATTCTTACCATCTTTCCAAACTAATCAGTTCGAGCTGTGTCGACGACTCGGCTCCTAAGGAATAGAACTCTCCCTGTCTTGGGtatttttccattcacaagattcgAACTCGAGATTTTTTTCGACTACGACGGAGGCTCATGtgtctaatataatgaaataaaaatcctaataattaataaattggcACGTTTAGCCCTACTGGATATCAAACTTAGAATCTCTTGATTACCCAACGAAAATTATGTCAATGCACAACTTGAGATTTTACTTTTAAGTGGAATATGCGCTAAATCACGTCAACTAATTCACTGAAGATAATTATGAATTAGTtgcaataataaataaataataaagacAAGTAAAAACGTTAATTAAGTGGGAGGAGAAAAGGGGGAAATTCAGCTGTCTGCGACCATTTCAAAGCGAGCTTCTCGCAAATCCGCACCCAatacacagagagagagagagagagatgacgATGGCGATGATGACAGGGATGAGCATTGTTGGTGTCGGGCTTGGTCATGGTCAtggtggtggaggaggaggaggaggaggtggtggtggcgATGGTGTCGCTGTTAGTAGTAGTAGTGCTGGTGTTATAGGCGCATGTGTAGCTGTCCTCCTCATGCTCTtcttcatcctcctcctcctcttcctcgcCTGCAAGCCATGGCGCTTCCTCTCCCCCTTCCGCTCCTCCCTCACCCACCACCACCGCAACTCCCTCAAGGTACCACCCCTACTCTTcttctctccccctctctctgcCCGCCTCCCTCACTCACCCTCTCCCCGTCCCTTGCTTCGTTGCATTCCCGTTCATTTGATCGGAATGGCTCCCTGAGCTCTCTGATTTGATCTCGATCAATAGCTGTCTCCGTGCACCTCGATCTCTGGGAGGGGAGCAGCTAGGGTTTATGAGCTGTTTTTGTTATGTTTCCTCCGATCTTTGCTGAAATGCGTGTGATTTTGAGGTCCGAGCTTATTGTTTCTGATTGGCGATCGGTCTAGGATTTGGACATTGGGTTGGTTTTCTGTGTGATGTTGAATGTGATCTTATGATCCGCAGATACTTTTTAGGTGTCCTGGATTGGCACTTCCCGTCCGGGTACACTGTTCCATATGATCATCTAAACCTTGGCATTGTAAAAATAATAGGGTTCACATTATTGAGCGAAGAATATTTTTTGCTATTGAATGCTGTAGAAATGGCAAGAACAACATGTTGCCCGTTTAGAACTCTAAACCCCATTAAGCATTGGTAATTAGAGTCTGATTGGGATCGACTCGGGGATCTTTTTCTATGTGTTGCGTACCCAGTAATTTGCTCGGTGAATTTAGTCTGCTGGTTGCATCTTTTCAAAACTAGGTAGCCATATAAGGTCTTTTGCTTGGCTCTAATGGTTTACCCTGTACCTGAGGGAGTAGGGCAAGCGTGCTGAGTATTGGCGCTTGATCACGAAAACCTTTGTTTTAGCGAATGCAGCCACTTGTTTAGTTTAGGTAGATGCCGGTAGTTGAAAGTGTTGTGCAGACGATTAATGCACGATTAAAAGTTTCTTGGAATGTTAAATCAGCATCGTTCTTTTAATGGTAGATCAATTTGGCCGTTAATGTTTTGAGTACCTAAGTGGGCCCTTCAGGCGGAGCTTGTGTCTGACGGACAGATTCAGACACTTACCTTTTATATGTCATGTATAACATGAATAAATGCTGCTTAATATGCTAGCTTAGTCATATGATTATGCTGACGGATTACTTTCTGTATCACTATTTCTGCTGGCTATTTAAAGCCATGAATGAATATCTCTTGTGGCACTAATATATTATCTCTACTTTTAAGCTggaaattttgtattttctttgAGAGCATGTTTGGGAATAATATGGCAAGTGTTTAATATGTGAAAAATTTCTCCACTGTTCACGCTATTAGATTTTCTTCTGTAGGCTGAAGATCTAGAGAGACCCCTTGTCCCAGATCGTGCAGATTTGGTCCAGGAACAAGGAAATGAATCTGCTAGAAATTATGAATTCGAAGGGTTGCGTCTTCAAGCTGAAGAGTATCTCAGCTCCCCTCGATTGGAGGGACTTGTTCATAAACAAAGGGTTCCCTCTTTATCGTCACATGTTAACCAAGGTGCAAGGGTGCATTTCAGACATTTTGCCTACAGGCTTTGCTCATTTGATATAAAAGCAAATGCTAAAATTACCACCCTTCCCCaaaaattttatgtttaaACTACATATGTCCCAGGTGATAGCGTCGTCCTGGATGTTGTTCCTGATATACCAGAAGATGCTTACCTTGGTCAGACCCTTAAGCGTCCGTATGTGATAAACCGCTCAATTGAAGAGCGAAAACGTAGTAGAATTGAAGATCTAACCCCCAGTGTGGGCTCTGATGGCAGTGGACTTCAAGCTTCTTCGCAGAAGGATATTGGAGATCAAAGTAATAAATctcttttctatatatataggggtTGCTGTTGTTGATTTTGATTTATGAGGCTAAAAGTGTAAAACATGTAATCATATTTCTCTGTTAGAAATGCAGGAAGCTGTCTTACTCTGGAGGTTGTATCTGGTCCTTCTCAAGGGATGTCTTGTTCAATAAGATCGAGTGATACTAAAAGGCTTCCACTGACCCTTGGAAGAGTGCCTCCAAGTGATTTGCAGCTGAAGGATTCAGAGGTTTCAGGAAAGCATGCAATGATCAACTGGAATTTAAATGTAAAGTACCCcccatttttttagaatttctgTAAAAGTACCTTAGTATAACGTGACATCCATTTCATGGCAGCCTCGTCTTGTATATCTTGCGCTCAGTATTCTTTACTTAAATTGGTCTCAGAAGCTTAAATGGGAGCTGCTCGACATGGGTAGCTTAAATGGCACTCTCTTAAATGCTCAACCAATCAACCATCCTGATTCTAGTATTAGACACTGGGGTGATCCGATGGAACTTGCCGATGGTGATATAATAACCCTTGGGACAACATCTAATGTTTCTGTAAGTTACTCTGCTTAGTCTCAATGCTTATATCAATCACTGCATTGCATGAGAGCTAGTCTGCTGGGAAATGTGTTAAGTAAATGGTAATATGAGAAATGAAAAAGTActaaatattttcaatgttTCGTAGTTTTCAaaatgccttttttttttggtaataaaCGTGTCTAGTGGTTGCTTTGTACTTTCTGTCATATAAGAATGTAGAGTTTCTGCCAAAGTATTGAAAGTACagaaatattatgaatatggTGCCTTTGGTAGAGGCTGGAATGCTCTTGTGTGGGCTGACATTGCATCACAGTAAAATGGCAGaaataatcaaatattagTTGCACTTCTTTCTCACAGGAAAACATACTGAAGTTCCTACTTATTACTTTGGCAGGTCCAAATTACATCTCAGACAGAGGACAACATTCCTTTTGGAGTTGGTATGGCATCTGATCCCATGGCTCTGCGTCGTGGAGGTAAGAAGCTTGCTATGGAGGATGTCTGCTATTACCAGTGGCCTCTCCCAGGACTTGATCAGGTTTGTcaatcattatatataaaataatctcGTGTGATCTGCTGAAGCCTGAGAATTGTAAAATGATCAATGTGCAGTTTGGGGTTTTCGGAATTTGTGATGGACATGGTGGAGCTGCGGCTGCGAAATCTGCTAGCAAGTCGGTTATTCTCAGCCAActcgatttttttatattgctCTGTGCCGTGATTTCTTCACCAAATAATACCAGTTTGAGTCGGTCTGTTGCAATTTTGGATGCCTTTCATGCTGATCATTGAATGATCTGTTTTTTCAATATTGAATCCTTGATGCTAAGTAATGTTTTAAGGtaatacaaataaattttctgTCGCTGTCGCTATTGTTTGTGATGCTTATGTTTGTCTTCTTCCCAGGATTATTCCTGAGATGATTGCTAGTTTGCTGTCGGATTCACTAAACCGAGAGAAGGTGTTGTCTCTATGTGATGCTTCACATATCCTTCGGGATGCATTTTACAGAGCTGAGGCATGCATGGATCACTACTATGAGGTTCTCAGCTCATCTAATTCTTCCTCCACCTTTTAACTTTCCTTGTAATGGTGTTAAGATAATTTGGTTACTGTACTTAAAAATTTCCACTGTAACTCTTGATTTCACTGTTATTTAATCGTTGACATATGCTTTAAACACATCTTTTGTCTGGATCAGATGCTCATCAAACTGAACTGTAATACATGTTCTGATTTGATTGAGCGACCCACCCTTAAATGGCTCTTAAGAGATGGGGCTTGTGACTACTTGTATTAAGTATTCCCAAAGTTCTCCTGGGTCCGAGTTACCTGCTTGATTCAGCTCAATTGAATTAAGATCATCCTACTGAAGAGATAAATTTCTCAAGATTCTGTTATTATGATCAAGACTATAATTACATGGAAGCTGTGTATTTTAGTGGATAACATCTCTAGGTTTTGTCCCTATTATAACTCCAGTATTATTCATTTCCTAAGTTGAAGAGCTCTAAAATGTTCAAAGTCCACTGATTCTTCAAAATTTAGTTTTTGGCGCTCTTATTTCTGTTAAATTAATGTGTATTTCTAGAAACCTCGCTCTTTTAAAAGTATGCAATGGAGACACTCCTGTCAATCTAAAGACCCATAGCCTCGAGGAAATTCTGGGTCTCAATTCGGTTTTTTGTACATACTGCATGAAGTAGGGTTTATTGTGCTATGCAAACTTGTTTAAAATTCTTGCAATACctaataattattgttttcaGGGTTGTACAGCAACAGTCCTGCTCATATGGGCTGATGGTAATGGAAATTTTTTCGCTCAGTGTGCAAATATTGGAGATTCTGCATGTATAGTGAAGTATGTGCTTGTCCTTTTCTAAAACGCTCTGAATCATAATTGCTATATCTAGTGTAGATGATAGAGTTAGTTCTGCATGAGTCTGCATTggtatgatttttattttctggaGTTATGTTAAATGCTGTTGCAGCAGTTCTCTTCTCATTATGATGACAACCTCTTTTGTTTTCTGTTATTATATTTGTACATCTAAAGTCATCATATGTTTACAGCATTGATGAGAAGCTGATTAAGATGACGGAAGACCACAGAATTGTTAGCCAATCTGAGAGACTTCGGATAAGAGAAATGGGAGAACCATTAAGAGAGGGAGAAACACGTCTCTGTGGTAATTGAGATTTCTCCAGCTAATATTTTAATGCTCGCTATCTTCATTTATGTGGATTAATATACTGCAAAACTGTGaacagaaaaggagaaaaaggaaTATTGATAATAGAGAGTTGATTGGTTCAGGTTTGAATCTTGCTCGGATGCTCGGAGACAAATTCATTAAGCAGCAGGATAAACGATTTTCTGCTGAGCCTTATGTAAGCCAAGTTGTCCATGTTGATCGAGCAAGCAGAGCTTTCGCTCTAATGGCCAGGTTTGTTTCAAACATGCTTTTTCTGTTTCctgaaatttcttttgaagTACCTCAAGTATTAGCCCCGTTGTGTTGCTTCTGATTCAGGTTCATTTAGTTTGTAAACATATTGAATGGGAAGTAGTCTGACTTTAACGActgtattatatttatttgaattgtTTTATTCCGGAATTCTTGatgtatttattttaaatttgactTTGGTTTTGAAAAAACTAAAATGCAGTGATGGCTTATGGGATGTGATCAGCCTTAAAAAAGCAACTCAGTTAGTCCTCCAGGTAGTGTGTTTCTCAATGgattcttcttttgttttccataaaaagaaaaacgagtTCCTCAAGGTTTCTGAATCCCGACCTTTACAGGCGAAGGAGAGACGCACTGCAAATGGAGAAGACTTGGCAGAGAAGGTTGCCACATTATTGCTGAGCGAGGCCAGAAACTTGCGCACAAAGGACAACACTTCCATAATCTTCTTGGACTTCAGCACCACCTCTCCATGTAATGTCGATTCTTAGCGGTTAGGTTACAAGGTTCGCGTTCTAcaattatatgtttatttcCTGCGAGCTCTTCTTTGGAGGAGCTCCCATTTGTTGTATCATCCTGCTGAGGAGGGCTCGATACTGCCGAGCATAGTGAGGGTTGCTTGCTTCACATCTGATCCTCGGAGATAGACATGGGATGCCCTAGTTTGGCAGAAGATGGAGTTCTGGTTTTGTTGGAGTTTTCGTTTTCGCCTGCCTCTTTGAGAGATAAATGCTGATACCAAGAGGCAACCGAGCAGTCTGTCCCAAGAAACTTGAGTTTTTGCGGATTTCACCATTTTTTCGTGctgagaagaagaaagacgGACGAGCCTGCGGGAGCACCATAGATAGGGAATTTTACCTCAGTAGCGCCATGGAaaatatagatacatatatggAGGAGAgtctatttctttttcatacccccttcttttttttcgatttcttGTAAAATTAGGAAGGATATGGAAGAATTTTACCTCTCACAATCGATGTCTTgtatatattcaaaatattttagatcatattcacccaaaaatattttagattctagagatattttttttcgatacTTTTTGAGTTATTTATTTGGCTTAGTTTGCATAACTTACAAATTGCATGCGTTCAAAagtatgagaaaatattagttGAAGATGATACGTTAAGGTGACGTGATGTTAAATATTCCATACGTATGATATTGTTGAAGTATAAATTCAACATGGTTCTAAACTAAATTTTTTCTCCGGTCTTTTTATGCAAGTAGAACCCTTGTTTGGGTTTGCCACATGTCATCTTaagaaattttctttctttttaaaagaatttttatccACCAAAATACAAGTAAAACTCTTGTTTGGGGTTGCCACATGTCATCCTAagaaattttctcttttttctgaattttattttacccaagtttaattaaattatctaatttcaatttattatattttcactttttttctaaaataattttccatttttagcattttttaatttgaaaaataagttGTCGGTAATCCAATTGACAATGACAAACGATCTATTTGTTATTGCTTAATCAGTGCCCTCATGACCGTTTCGCTAATTAAGtttctcatttcttttttctccatacttctatatttatgaaattttgacAATTTCGAAATTAGAGTGTTTCACTGAATGCACTAACACTTTGGTCCTCAAATTTGTAGCGACCCAAAGCATAGGTCCTCGAAAAAATTGTGCCACCAATTTAGtccatgaattttcaaaaattataacaaaaaGATCATTTTCAGGGTTTTAGAGACCAAAATGCTGGCCAAAAAAGGCCTTTTTGTTAGGATTTTTGAAAATCCAGGGACTAAATTggtggaatttttttttcagggacCTATATGTTGGCTTGCTTCAAATTTGAAGACCAAAGTGTCAGCGGACATGGATTTTgtctattttaaaataagccacactatattaatttgttactgttttaattttcaattttactaAATCCTCATTCGATCTTCTGAAAATTATGTTGGGGACCGCAACATCGCGTTGGACTCCTTCCTAGTTATATATCTAAAAGTCTTGTTTTGGAAAGGATGGTGGTGCAAGTGGGTAGGTTTTCTCCACTCGCACCCACCATCTTTTcccctttttaatttttttctaatttaaaatattaatgttaaatatttttttaaagttctTCATTcgtataaattaatatttgaaatgttTTGATTTTTCGATGAAATGAAAGGGCGCAATATTAACCTTTGATTGAAACTAATTCTCACTTAAACATTGATTTTGTCGTAACTATTATAGGTTTTTGATGAATTTCAAAGAGTACATT
The sequence above is drawn from the Punica granatum isolate Tunisia-2019 chromosome 5, ASM765513v2, whole genome shotgun sequence genome and encodes:
- the LOC116209180 gene encoding protein phosphatase 2C 70; this encodes MTMAMMTGMSIVGVGLGHGHGGGGGGGGGGGGDGVAVSSSSAGVIGACVAVLLMLFFILLLLFLACKPWRFLSPFRSSLTHHHRNSLKAEDLERPLVPDRADLVQEQGNESARNYEFEGLRLQAEEYLSSPRLEGLVHKQRVPSLSSHVNQGDSVVLDVVPDIPEDAYLGQTLKRPYVINRSIEERKRSRIEDLTPSVGSDGSGLQASSQKDIGDQRSCLTLEVVSGPSQGMSCSIRSSDTKRLPLTLGRVPPSDLQLKDSEVSGKHAMINWNLNKLKWELLDMGSLNGTLLNAQPINHPDSSIRHWGDPMELADGDIITLGTTSNVSVQITSQTEDNIPFGVGMASDPMALRRGGKKLAMEDVCYYQWPLPGLDQFGVFGICDGHGGAAAAKSASKIIPEMIASLLSDSLNREKVLSLCDASHILRDAFYRAEACMDHYYEGCTATVLLIWADGNGNFFAQCANIGDSACIVNIDEKLIKMTEDHRIVSQSERLRIREMGEPLREGETRLCGLNLARMLGDKFIKQQDKRFSAEPYVSQVVHVDRASRAFALMASDGLWDVISLKKATQLVLQAKERRTANGEDLAEKVATLLLSEARNLRTKDNTSIIFLDFSTTSPCNVDS